The following coding sequences are from one Capsicum annuum cultivar UCD-10X-F1 chromosome 3, UCD10Xv1.1, whole genome shotgun sequence window:
- the LOC107865895 gene encoding uncharacterized protein LOC107865895 produces the protein MKLKVQSRHSVARAVRDDSGIKEVHLEVAALEQTSINADEMMIPEVVAVVEKENLDEDDEDKEEGKNKEAVCEEENKADGSAGVEKEDHDEDRQDEDHKNEKSGCEE, from the exons atgaagcTGAAG GTGCAAAGTCGGCATTCAGTGGCGAGGGCTGTCCGCGATGACAGCGGCATTAAAGAAGTGCACCTTGAGGTAGCAGCTTTGGAACAGACCTCCATCAATGCTGATGAGATGATGATCCCTGAGGTTGTAGCTGTTGTAGAGAAGGAAAATCTCGATGAAGAcgatgaagataaagaagaaggaaaaaataaagaagctgtttgtgaagaagaaaacaaagctGATGGGTCGGCTGGTGTGGAGAAGGAGGATCATGATGAAGACAGACAGGATGAAgatcataaaaatgaaaaaagtggtTGTGAAGAATAA
- the LOC124897205 gene encoding uncharacterized mitochondrial protein AtMg00810-like: KNAFLNGDLHAEVYMTPPPGIDHQPGEVCRLRKALYGLKQAPRAWFEKFSTVITSLGFVPSNHDSALFVRCTSAGRILLSLYVDDMIITGDDHSGIELLKHDLAHRFAMKDLGLLRYFLGIEVAQSKKGYLLSQTKYISDLFTRAHLSDNRTVDTPLEINARYSPSDGVPLSDPSLYRTIVGSLVYLTVTRPDIAHAVHVVSQFVTAPTSVHWGAVLRILRYLRGTQFQNLLFPSTSSLELRAYSDADWDGDRNDRKSTTGFCVFLGDSLISWKSKKQDVVSRSSTEAEYRAMAVTTCEIIWLRWLLADMGVHISMPTPLHCDNKSAVQIAKNSVFHERTKHI; the protein is encoded by the coding sequence aagaatgcttttttgaatggtgatctccacgcggaagtttatatgactcctcccccaggtattgaccaccagccaggtgaagtttgtcggcttcgaaaagctttatatggtctcaaacaagcccctcgtgcttggtttgagaaattctccactgttattacttcccttggatttgtcccgagtaaccatgattcagcattgtttgttagatgtacaagtgcagggcgaattctattgtccttatatgtagatgatatgattattactggtgatgatcatagtggtattgagttattgaagcatgatttggctcatcgatttgcaatgaaggacttgggcttgctgcgttattttctgggtattgaggtggctcagtctaagaaagggtatcttctttctcagactaagtatatatctgacttgtttacacgggcgcatctttctgacaacaggactgtagatactccccttgaaatcaatgcacgttactctcctagtgatggtgttccattatcagatccgagtctttatcggactattgtgggtagtttggtttaccttacggttactcgtccagatatagcacatgcagttcatgttgttagccagtttgttactgctcctacttctgtgcactggggagctgtacttcgtattctaaggtatcttcgtggcactcagtttcagaatctcttgtttccctcgacgtcatctctcgagttgcgagcctatagtgatgctgattgggatggagatcgcaatgatcgtaaatccaccactggtttttgtgtgtttcttggagactctttaatctcgtggaagagcaagaaacaagatgttgtctctagatcttccacggaggctgagtatcgtgctatggctgtgactacatgtgagattatttggttacgttggcttcttgcagatatgggggttcacatttctatgcctactcccctgcattgtgataacaaaagtgcggtacaaattgcaaagaattctgtcttccatgagcgtacgaagcacatt